The following proteins are encoded in a genomic region of Tenebrio molitor chromosome 7, icTenMoli1.1, whole genome shotgun sequence:
- the LOC138134356 gene encoding monocarboxylate transporter 12-like has protein sequence MSPPNGAPPGNAKNEYLQVPTSSQDDTKCSPEETQPVESDFIQEDEAEVVVPPDGGWGWMVVFASFMCNLIVDGIIFSFGSFLTPISKEFGVSEARVALVGSLMSGFYLIAGPFASAVANRYGFRLVAIGGSLLGAAAFALANFATNVDYLCIVFGVLGGIGFGLIYVPSIITVGFYFEKWRALATGIGVCGSGIGTFMFAPITTALIESLGWRTALLCQGAIVFSSVVFGLLYRPLKPTKVREIANKDEEEKELQMDPSKLPPITKMKMEKALEAMKSSESCHASQSSLNRVLGVNNNANYPRVSDVYHTISIPQQRVLDIYCYEKRLSVPFITNEDKVEGKECLLETKGSNPMIVPKSARSGSVTDQEVNRPMYRDDIFFSASLTRLPQYTSRTSIAYNLSVTRLPTKNDIDEEKKRSCKLCPEAVKRTLATMLDFSLLKSPTFQILAWGGFLTMMGFYVPFMFLVDRAENAGMLKEYTLFIISVIGIANTIGRVLCGVLSSFPGVNALFVTNAALTIGGIATIFSGFSMTPEFQFTYAAVFGLSISCFASLRSIIVVDLLGLEKLTNAFGLLLLFQGVAAVFGAPIAGAFKVATGNYDASFYLSGGLLLASAVMCYPLNYINRREMERANKRDNSISVPV, from the exons ATGTCTCCCCCGAATGGTGCTCCCCCGGGAAATGCCAAGAACGAGTACCTCCAAGTCCCCACATCGTCTCAGGATGACACTAAATGTTCCCCCGAAGAGACACAACCCGTAGAGTCCGATTTCATCCAAGAGGATGAAGCTGAAGTGGTGGTACCACCCGACGGCGGTTGGGGCTGGATGGTGGTCTTCGCCTCCTTCATGTGCAATTTGATAGTCGACGGAATAATCTTCTCGTTTGGTAGCTTTTTGACTCCGATTTCCAAAGAGTTCGGCGTCTCGGAAGCACGTGTTGCACTAGTTGGATCACTAATGTCCGGGTTTTATCTTATCGCCGGGCCCTTCGCCAGTGCTGTGGCTAACAGATACGGATTTAGATTGGTCGCCATAGGAGGGAGTCTGCTGGGGGCGGCGGCCTTCGCCCTTGCAAACTTCGCCACCAACGTAGACTACTTGTGCATCGTGTTCGGAGTCCTAGGAG GTATCGGCTTTGGGCTGATCTACGTCCCGTCCATCATCACCGTGGGTTTCTATTTTGAAAAGTGGAGGGCCTTGGCCACCGGAATCGGAGTATGCGGTTCCGGTATCGGAACGTTCATGTTCGCTCCGATCACGACAGCTCTCATAGAAAGCTTGGGTTGGAGAACTGCTCTCTTGTGCCAAGGCGCCATCGTCTTCAGTTCTGTCGTTTTCGGCCTCCTTTACAG gCCCTTGAAACCCACCAAAGTGCGCGAAATCGCGAACAAagatgaagaagaaaaagaactGCAAATGGACCCGAGCAAGCTGCCTCCCATCACCAAAATGAAGATGGAGAAGGCTTTGGAGGCGATGAAGTCCAGCGAGTCGTGTCACGCCAGCCAAAGCTCTCTCAATCGCGTGCTCGGTGTCAACAACAACGCGAATTATCCTCGAGTTTCGGATGTCTACCACACTATTAGTATTCCTCAACAAAGAGTATTAGACATATATTGTTACGAGAAGAGGCTGAGTGTTCCTTTTATCACCAATGAAGATAAAGTGGAAGGGAAAGAGTGTCTGTTGGAGACCAAAGGTTCCAACCCCATGATAGTTCCTAAATCTGCGCGAAGTGGCTCCGTTACGGACCAAGAAGTGAACCGACCTATGTACAGAGACGATATCTTCTTCAGCGCTAGTTTAACTCGTTTACCTCAATACACCTCCCGCACGTCGATCGCTTACAACTTGTCTGTGACACGGTTGCCCACTAAGAACGACATCGACGAGGAAAAAAAGCGTTCTTGCAAACTCTGCCCAGAAGCTGTGAAACGAACCCTAGCCACGATGCTCGATTTCAGCCTGCTCAAATCCCCAACTTTCCAAATCCTCGCTTGGGGCGGATTCCTGACCATGATGGGCTTCTACGTTCCTTTCATGTTCTTGGTTGACCGTGCCGAAAACGCGGGCATGCTCAAGGAATACACTCTCTTCATCATATCCGTCATCGGCATCGCCAACACGATAGGCAGAGTCTTGTGCGGCGTCCTGAGTTCCTTCCCAGGAGTTAACGCCCTCTTCGTCACCAACGCCGCGCTCACGATCGGCGGGATTGCCACTATATTCAGTGGGTTTTCCATGACACCGGAATTCCAGTTCACCTATGCGGCGGTGTTTGGACTGTCGATTT CTTGCTTCGCGTCGCTCAGGTCGATCATAGTGGTCGACCTCCTAGGCTTGGAGAAGTTGACCAACGCGTTTGGATTGCTTTTGCTGTTCCAGGGAGTGGCCGCAGTGTTTGGGGCTCCTATAGCGGGGGCCTTTAAAGTAGCCACAGGAAATTACGACGCGTCATTTTATTTGTCGGGAGGACTTCTTCTGGCATCGGCTGTGATGTGTTATCCTCTAAATTACATCAACAGGCGCGAAATGGAAAGAGCGAACAAGAGAGACAATTCAATATCGGTACCAGTTTAA
- the jef gene encoding major facilitator superfamily domain-containing protein 6 isoform X2, with protein sequence MENRDYEYPGAGMPQPQPGVRPMVDPEAQGEVDPTMYPQPKEATHKIRGKSDVLEMFFGPVDQELLIVKSFYFFFYSAFGSLFPLMGVYFKQMGMNASQCGFLIGIRPFVEFLSAPFWGSLADRWQKGKMLLLASLAAWIIFTVPLGSIQPPPTSCMEIKNNSPILIAPNVNARLINKRSIMMDKQSQDAEHAHEFSRHARSERSTFPLLNAGQSPINVEYAANYKPQDHESWVQPIISSIVYRTQDIQKAFFLLILLVIIGEFFSAPAITLADSAVITLLGEDADRYGHQRMFGSLGWGLAMFFVGIALDHSTAFPNHPCGPDKKEKNYTICFATFSVLMGAALITATQITFKYDDPPPPPLPDSEKPPPPLSHEDQLQAQLAEQLQLPSLADTRAAVPSQPAEEKTKVFAQTTREMPEWVTVLQQFKNLKCASFLFVAWFMGFGIGLIFTFLFWHLQDYGGSPTLFGVASVINHISEIFAYFFSFRLIRQMGHVKVLCLGLIGNTLRFLYISWLSNPWWVLPFEFMQGITHAAVWAACCSYLAHNSPPQLRSSAQGVLQGIHHGLGRGCGAVIGGLFVNSFGSTATFRGYGVTCLVVLGVFIFINFYRVDQGFVSDLPQTEDPRQVAEETSHLAPHGVPSNPIPRALSSTKLHELSQQDGYGATYQMGQGGTLDIPGGGGANPFTQGAPDQRYTGFQVRNEY encoded by the exons ATGGAAAACAGAGACTATGAATATCCTGGAGCTGGCATGCCTCAGCCCCAACCTGGGGTGCGTCCCATGGTGGACCCTGAGGCTCAAGGCGAAGTCGATCCCACCAT GTACCCACAACCTAAAGAAGCGACGCACAAAATCCGTGGAAAATCGGATGTCCTGGAGATGTTTTTCGGCCCAGTAGACCAGGAACTGCTGATTGTGAAgagtttttatttcttcttttacTCAGCGTTCGGATCGCTGTTTCCTCTGATGGGGGTGTACTTCAAACAAATGGGGATGAATGCCAGCCAGTGTGGGTTTCTGATCGGGATTCGGCCATTTGTGGAGTTCTTGTCGGCGCCGTTTTGGGGGAGTTTGGCCGACAGGTGGCAAAAAGGGAAAATGTTACTTTTGGCATCTCTAGCTGCTTGGATCATCTTCACCGTTCCTCTAGGCTCGATACAGCCACCTCCAACTTCTTGCATGGAGATAAAAAACAATTCACCTATTTTGATAGCGCCTAATGTCAACGCGAGATTGATAAACAAGAGGTCCATCATGATGGACAAACAGTCCCAAGACGCTGAACATGCTCATGAATTTTCCAG GCACGCAAGATCGGAACGTTCAACTTTCCCCTTGCTGAACGCAGGTCAGTCGCCCATCAACGTGGAATATGCGGCTAACTATAAACCCCAAGATCACGAAAGCTGGGTCCAACCTATAATTTCTTCCATCGTCTACCGCACCCAAGACATCCAGAAAGCGTTCTTCCTTCTCATCCTTCTAGTCATAATTGGTGAATTTTTCAGCGCACCTGCTATAACCCTTGCAGATTCCGCCGTGATCACTTTATTGGGTGAGGACGCGGATCGTTACGGCCACCAAAGAATGTTTGGTTCTTTGGGTTGGGGCTTGGCCATGTTCTTCGTCGGGATCGCTCTAGATCATTCTACCGCCTTTCCGAATCACCCGTGCGGGCCCgacaagaaagaaaaaaattacacgatCTGCTTTGCAACTTTCTCTGTTCTTATGGGGGCAGCTCTGATCACGGCCACTCAAATTACCTTCAAATACGACGATCCTCCGCCACCTCCACTTCCTGATTCTGAAAAACCACCACCTCCGTTGTCGCATGAAGACCAGTTGCAAGCCCAACTAGCTGAGCAACTGCAGTTACCCTCGCTGGCAGACACGAGGGCCGCAGTTCCTTCTCAGCCGGCAGAAGAAAAG accaAAGTGTTTGCTCAAACTACGCGCGAGATGCCCGAATGGGTGACGGTTCTTCAACAATTTAAGAACCTCAAGTGTGCGTCTTTCCTGTTCGTGGCTTGGTTTATGGGTTTCGGGATCGGTTTGATCTTCACCTTCCTCTTTTGGCACTTGCAGGACTACGGAGGTTCCCCCACTCTCTTTGGAGTTGCTTCTGTGATCAATCACATCTCAGAAATCTTCGCCTATTTCTTCAGCTTCAGACTGATCCGACAAATGGGACACGTGAAAGTCTTGTGTTTAGGTCTTATCGGCAACACTCTTCGATTCTTGTACATATCTTGGCTGTCCAACCCGTGGTGGGTGCTCCCGTTCGAATTTATGCAG GGAATCACACACGCCGCCGTCTGGGCTGCTTGCTGCTCGTACTTAGCCCACAACTCTCCCCCTCAATTGAGGTCATCGGCTCAAGGAGTCTTGCAAGGAATCCATCACGGCTTGGGGCGTGGCTGTGGCGCCGTAATTGGTGGACTATTCGTAAACTCCTTCGGATCAACGGCTACGTTTCGCGGTTACGGCGTAACCTGTCTAGTGGTattgggagttttcattttcatcaaCTTCTACCGAGTCGATCAAGGCTTCGTTTCCGACCTGCCCCAGACCGAAGACCCGAGACAAGTTGCAGAGGAGACCTCGCATCTGGCACCGCACGGAGTACCGAGCAATCCTATTCCCAGAGCTCTGTCCAGCACCAAACTCCACGAATTGTCTCAACAAGACGGATACGGCGCCACTTACCAAATGGGACAAGGAGGAACTCTGGATATTCCGGGAGGCGGAGGAGCCAACCCGTTTACGCAGGGTGCACCCGACCAAAGATACACCGGGTTCCAGGTAAGAA ATGAATACTAA
- the LOC138135200 gene encoding monocarboxylate transporter 7-like, giving the protein MRSNENVVETTAIVPPDGGWGWIIVVSSFFCNFMIDGVLYTFGIFLNHISETFEVHPTKVALGNSIMVGCYAMSGPITCMIINKCGFQVVGIIGGITAATAYFTSTLIPSIYAFIPILGVLGGIGFGMMYLPAIVVVGYYFERWRAMATSVAVTGSALGIMTFPLIMEELLKELHWKKKFYVIAAGLLITSILALTYLPLKPVRVLIKDNQIIEVLGKVPPQDASTSDGQKPKKKKKCCSWCRKYGRPEQGEIMISTSLLTLKSHTSTIDEHKVEKKMKFTNIIDITLLKSPSFLLLVMSGLISFLGLFVPFTYIAQRAEETGVSPEISHFLYTALGVSNAVGRLLSGLCSSFPQFTPLTVSYIHITICGLVTIGSYFVTDVYSHFIYICLFGITSACIAAIRAPIVADMLGLDRLASAYSLLMIFYGFAGFMGLPIAGAIITSQHSYNASFLYAGCVLTVSAVMLMPISRINKWEKRRSQEH; this is encoded by the exons ATGAGGTCCAACGAGAATGTCGTTGAAACAACGGCGATAGTTCCTCCCGATGGAGGATGGGGTTGGATAATAGTTGTCAGTTCGTTCTTTTGCAATTTCATGATAGATGGTGTACTTTACacttttggaatatttttgaaccacaTCAGTGAGACTTTTGAAGTTCACCCCACTAAAGTAGCTCTGGGTAACTCCATCATGGTTGGTTGTTACGCCATGTCAG GTCCCATAACGTGCATGATAATCAATAAATGTGGATTCCAAGTGGTGGGGATTATTGGTGGTATTACTGCCGCAACAGCTTACTTTACGAGTACTCTGATCCCTTCGATCTATGCCTTTATTCCCATTCTTGGAGTACTTGGAGGGATAGGTTTTGGAATGATGTATCTACCTGCAATTGTAGTAGTTGGGTATTATTTTGAGAGATGGCGAGCGATGGCGACTTCTGTTGCCGTGACTGGTTCTGCTCTGGGTATAATGACGTTCCCTCTCATCATGGAGGAGTTGTTGAAAGAGTTACATTGGAAGAAAAAGTTTTATGTTATTGCGGCAGGTTTACTAATAACGAGCATACTAGCGTTGACGTACCTTCCATTAAAACCAGTTCGAGTCTTGATAAAAGACAATCAAATTATCGAGGTACTGGGAAAGGTACCGCCTCAGGACGCTTCGACTTCTGATGGGCAGAAGCCTAAAA AGAAGAAGAAATGTTGTTCTTGGTGTCGGAAATACGGACGTCCCGAACAGGGCGAAATCATGATATCAACGTCTTTATTAACACTTAAG AGTCATACTAGTACTATTGATGAACACAAAgtggagaaaaaaatgaaatttacaaatataatAGACATCACTTTATTGAAATCTCCTTCTTTTTTGTTGCTGGTGATGAGTGGGTTAATTTCATTTCTTGGATTATTTGTTCCATTTACATATATCGCGCAAAGAGCAGAAGAAACGGGGGTATCTCCGGAAATCTCCCACTTTCTGTACACAGCTTTAGGAGTGTCCAACGCTGTGGGACGACTTCTTAGCGGACTATGTTCATCATTTCCCCAGTTTACTCCCCTCACAGTTTCTTACATACACATCACGATTTGTGGTTTGGTTACGATCGGATCATATTTTGTGACAGATGTTTACagtcattttatttacatcTGCCTTTTTGGGATCACCAGCG caTGTATTGCAGCGATTCGCGCCCCTATAGTGGCCGACATGTTGGGGTTGGATCGTCTAGCCAGCGCTTATTCCTTACTTATGATATTTTACGGTTTCGCTGGGTTCATGGGGCTACCCATTGCCGGTGCAATTATTACATCGCAACATTCTTACAACGCATCTTTTTTATACGCGGGTTGCGTTTTAACAGTAAGTGCTGTTATGTTAATGCCCATCAGCAGAATCAACAAATGGGAAAAAAGAAGAAGTCAAGAACACTAA
- the jef gene encoding major facilitator superfamily domain-containing protein 6 isoform X1 — MENRDYEYPGAGMPQPQPGVRPMVDPEAQGEVDPTMYPQPKEATHKIRGKSDVLEMFFGPVDQELLIVKSFYFFFYSAFGSLFPLMGVYFKQMGMNASQCGFLIGIRPFVEFLSAPFWGSLADRWQKGKMLLLASLAAWIIFTVPLGSIQPPPTSCMEIKNNSPILIAPNVNARLINKRSIMMDKQSQDAEHAHEFSRHARSERSTFPLLNAGQSPINVEYAANYKPQDHESWVQPIISSIVYRTQDIQKAFFLLILLVIIGEFFSAPAITLADSAVITLLGEDADRYGHQRMFGSLGWGLAMFFVGIALDHSTAFPNHPCGPDKKEKNYTICFATFSVLMGAALITATQITFKYDDPPPPPLPDSEKPPPPLSHEDQLQAQLAEQLQLPSLADTRAAVPSQPAEEKTKVFAQTTREMPEWVTVLQQFKNLKCASFLFVAWFMGFGIGLIFTFLFWHLQDYGGSPTLFGVASVINHISEIFAYFFSFRLIRQMGHVKVLCLGLIGNTLRFLYISWLSNPWWVLPFEFMQGITHAAVWAACCSYLAHNSPPQLRSSAQGVLQGIHHGLGRGCGAVIGGLFVNSFGSTATFRGYGVTCLVVLGVFIFINFYRVDQGFVSDLPQTEDPRQVAEETSHLAPHGVPSNPIPRALSSTKLHELSQQDGYGATYQMGQGGTLDIPGGGGANPFTQGAPDQRYTGFQMNTNLVQFPCGFSSEFTTLQTQQPLTTASCSYDW; from the exons ATGGAAAACAGAGACTATGAATATCCTGGAGCTGGCATGCCTCAGCCCCAACCTGGGGTGCGTCCCATGGTGGACCCTGAGGCTCAAGGCGAAGTCGATCCCACCAT GTACCCACAACCTAAAGAAGCGACGCACAAAATCCGTGGAAAATCGGATGTCCTGGAGATGTTTTTCGGCCCAGTAGACCAGGAACTGCTGATTGTGAAgagtttttatttcttcttttacTCAGCGTTCGGATCGCTGTTTCCTCTGATGGGGGTGTACTTCAAACAAATGGGGATGAATGCCAGCCAGTGTGGGTTTCTGATCGGGATTCGGCCATTTGTGGAGTTCTTGTCGGCGCCGTTTTGGGGGAGTTTGGCCGACAGGTGGCAAAAAGGGAAAATGTTACTTTTGGCATCTCTAGCTGCTTGGATCATCTTCACCGTTCCTCTAGGCTCGATACAGCCACCTCCAACTTCTTGCATGGAGATAAAAAACAATTCACCTATTTTGATAGCGCCTAATGTCAACGCGAGATTGATAAACAAGAGGTCCATCATGATGGACAAACAGTCCCAAGACGCTGAACATGCTCATGAATTTTCCAG GCACGCAAGATCGGAACGTTCAACTTTCCCCTTGCTGAACGCAGGTCAGTCGCCCATCAACGTGGAATATGCGGCTAACTATAAACCCCAAGATCACGAAAGCTGGGTCCAACCTATAATTTCTTCCATCGTCTACCGCACCCAAGACATCCAGAAAGCGTTCTTCCTTCTCATCCTTCTAGTCATAATTGGTGAATTTTTCAGCGCACCTGCTATAACCCTTGCAGATTCCGCCGTGATCACTTTATTGGGTGAGGACGCGGATCGTTACGGCCACCAAAGAATGTTTGGTTCTTTGGGTTGGGGCTTGGCCATGTTCTTCGTCGGGATCGCTCTAGATCATTCTACCGCCTTTCCGAATCACCCGTGCGGGCCCgacaagaaagaaaaaaattacacgatCTGCTTTGCAACTTTCTCTGTTCTTATGGGGGCAGCTCTGATCACGGCCACTCAAATTACCTTCAAATACGACGATCCTCCGCCACCTCCACTTCCTGATTCTGAAAAACCACCACCTCCGTTGTCGCATGAAGACCAGTTGCAAGCCCAACTAGCTGAGCAACTGCAGTTACCCTCGCTGGCAGACACGAGGGCCGCAGTTCCTTCTCAGCCGGCAGAAGAAAAG accaAAGTGTTTGCTCAAACTACGCGCGAGATGCCCGAATGGGTGACGGTTCTTCAACAATTTAAGAACCTCAAGTGTGCGTCTTTCCTGTTCGTGGCTTGGTTTATGGGTTTCGGGATCGGTTTGATCTTCACCTTCCTCTTTTGGCACTTGCAGGACTACGGAGGTTCCCCCACTCTCTTTGGAGTTGCTTCTGTGATCAATCACATCTCAGAAATCTTCGCCTATTTCTTCAGCTTCAGACTGATCCGACAAATGGGACACGTGAAAGTCTTGTGTTTAGGTCTTATCGGCAACACTCTTCGATTCTTGTACATATCTTGGCTGTCCAACCCGTGGTGGGTGCTCCCGTTCGAATTTATGCAG GGAATCACACACGCCGCCGTCTGGGCTGCTTGCTGCTCGTACTTAGCCCACAACTCTCCCCCTCAATTGAGGTCATCGGCTCAAGGAGTCTTGCAAGGAATCCATCACGGCTTGGGGCGTGGCTGTGGCGCCGTAATTGGTGGACTATTCGTAAACTCCTTCGGATCAACGGCTACGTTTCGCGGTTACGGCGTAACCTGTCTAGTGGTattgggagttttcattttcatcaaCTTCTACCGAGTCGATCAAGGCTTCGTTTCCGACCTGCCCCAGACCGAAGACCCGAGACAAGTTGCAGAGGAGACCTCGCATCTGGCACCGCACGGAGTACCGAGCAATCCTATTCCCAGAGCTCTGTCCAGCACCAAACTCCACGAATTGTCTCAACAAGACGGATACGGCGCCACTTACCAAATGGGACAAGGAGGAACTCTGGATATTCCGGGAGGCGGAGGAGCCAACCCGTTTACGCAGGGTGCACCCGACCAAAGATACACCGGGTTCCAG ATGAATACTAATTTGGTCCAATTTCCGTGTGGGTTTTCATCCGAGTTTACAACTCTACAAACCCAACAACCTCTCACAACTGCTAGCTGCAGCTACGATTGGTAA
- the LOC138135000 gene encoding monocarboxylate transporter 7-like, with protein MQEDGKLSTTSSFKSSFRQSEDFIDTTITVPPDGGWGWIVVLGSFLCNFVADGAIYTFGIFLDDISRTYHTKATVVAIGNSLMTGFYYFSGPITCALVNRLGFQVTGFLGGVIAAIAFMFSTMTTSIGGFLVVFGVIGGFGFSLVYVPSVVVIGFYFERWRALATSIAVTGSAAGIIGFPMIIEGILAKCSWQTKFKVISGGCVMASCLALVYRPLRATHVLTKDKKLIQYISGDTFDSIGSFHLEEKPRLLDKLLKRFHNAMYPTASQLHKESTFVMNFPEGPSTSSVFISSVPEGSATTFMKVTPSKIDEKFDRLSTVFEDEKPKRNKFKDCLRKLCCGYKCCKWCCGSTNKNRPMYRDDIFYGGSLYTLPGYIPSRMSQTSRKKSFDYTMSVTRIEMLREGTQERVHYKCCPESVMRTLVTMLNFQLLKSPSFIFLALSGFFTLLGMYIPFIYLIERANESNLSRDVSYYLFTALGTSNALGRIISGIITTLPRAKPLLVSYVSLFICGISTIISYFATDVYSQFIYVSVFGLTIACLASLRTPIVVELLGLENLTNAFGLLLLFQGFAGFSGLPLAAQIVVITQSYNKCFIFAGCTLTLSAILLIPIKQISAWENKKKANK; from the exons aTGCAAGAAGATGGCAAATTATCTACAACTTCCAGCTTTAAATCGTCGTTCAGACAAAGTGAAGATTTTATCGACACCACCATAACAGTACCCCCCGATGGAGGTTGGGGCTGGATTGTTGTACTGGGCTCGTTCTTGTGCAACTTCGTAGCAGACGGAGCGATTTACACCTTTGGAATCTTCTTAGACGACATTAGTCGGACGTACCACACAAAAGCCACAGTCGTCGCAATAGGCAACTCACTAATGACTGGTTTTTACTACTTTTCAG GACCAATTACGTGTGCTCTCGTCAACCGCTTGGGATTTCAAGTGACGGGATTCCTCGGGGGCGTAATCGCCGCCATCGCCTTCATGTTCAGCACGATGACGACCAGCATCGGTGGATTTTTGGTGGTTTTTGGGGTGATCGGGGGTTTCGGTTTTAGTTTAGTGTATGTCCCATCTGTGGTCGTTATaggattttatttcgaaagaTGGCGAGCTTTGGCGACTTCGATAGCTGTGACAGGTTCCGCTGCTGGAATCATAGGTTTTCCAATGATCATCGAAGGGATCCTGGCGAAGTGTTCTTGGCAGACTAAATTCAAAGTCATCTCTGGAGGCTGCGTGATGGCCAGCTGTTTGGCTCTAGTGTACAGGCCGTTAAGGGCAACACACGTTTTGACCAAAGACAAAAAACTGATTCAATACATATCTGGTGATACGTTCGATTCGATTGGGTCCTTCCACCTAGAAGAAAAACCGAGATTGCTGGACAAATTATTGAAAAGGTTTCACAACGCCATGTATCCCACAGCCTCTCAGTTGCACAAGGAGTCTACATTTGTGATGAATTTTCCCGAGGGACCCAGTACTTCTTCTGTTTTCATTAGTAGCGTACCAGAAGGAAGTGCGACGACTTTTATGAAGGTCACTCCTTCAAAAATCGACGAAAAGTTTGATAGACTTAGTACAGTATTCGAAGACGAGAAACCTAAAAGGAACAAGTTCAAAGACTGTCTCAGAAAATTGTGTTGTGGATACAAATGTTGCAAATGGTGTTGTGGCAGTACCAATAAAAATAGACCGATGTACCGAGACGACATATTCTATGGTGGCTCCTTGTATACGTTACCAGGTTATATTCCATCAAGAATGTCACAAACCAGCAga AAAAAAAGTTTCGATTATACTATGTCTGTGACAAGGATTGAAATGTTAAGGGAGGGAACACAGGAGAGAGTGCATTACAAATGTTGTCCGGAATCTGTAATGAGAACCTTGGTCACGATGCTGAATTTTCAACTGTTGAAATCTCCGTCGTTCATATTTTTAGCATTAAGCGGTTTCTTCACATTACTCGGAATGTACATTCCTTTCATCTACCTCATCGAGAGAGCAAATGAGAGTAACCTGAGCAGAGATGTGTCGTATTATCTCTTTACAGCTTTGGGAACTTCGAATGCTTTGGGACGAATCATAAGTGGAATAATTACAACACTACCTAGAGCCAAACCTTTGCTCGTTTCATACGTGAGCTTGTTTATTTGTGGAATATCAACTATAATTTCTTACTTTGCTACAGACGTTTACAGTCAATTTATTTATGTCAGCGTATTTGGTCTAACGATCG cgtgCTTGGCCTCTTTGAGAACTCCAATTGTGGTGGAACTGTTGGGTTTAGAAAATCTAACTAATGCCTTTGGATTGTTATTACTGTTTCAAGGATTCGCTGGATTTTCAGGCCTGCCCCTCGCTGCACAAATTGTGGTGATTACACAATCGTACAACAAATGTTTTATCTTTGCTGGCTGTACCTTAACTTTAAGTGCAATTTTGTTAATTCCCATAAAACAAATTTCCGCTtgggaaaataaaaagaaagcaaacaaataa